From the genome of Lentilactobacillus buchneri, one region includes:
- a CDS encoding DUF5776 domain-containing protein, which yields MQPLAAVPHQTGEIGTVTYQISDGILSLSGGTISSHPEETYPWNFNETITKVEINGPIILEGNAARSFFMALPNATAIEGIGHLDTTQATDMSHMFADDTNLLELDLSTLNTDNVTRFNQMFAGDQSLTTVNVSKFDTSKAELMTGMFSGETSLTSLDLSNFDTHKPLLYGARRLSNMLAYLTSLTTLKLGPNVGFGPAESIGDPHLIAPAGADNWQAVGSGTPEDPEGPVYSPDGIRGLYEPTNPEHPTEVETFVPEKPFVDQSAISVQPTYSMTTGTKFDVSKVFNSITTPEGKVGYITANAKFVTNLYYQSLPKNKEITLIATRGIQAYKNKNLTRKTKAYKQGTHLRVKAIVKHNLTTRYQLSNGYFVSANKKLVIQGKA from the coding sequence GTGCAGCCTTTAGCGGCCGTACCCCATCAGACCGGCGAAATTGGGACAGTGACATACCAAATTAGTGATGGCATTCTAAGTTTGAGTGGTGGGACCATCTCAAGCCACCCCGAAGAAACCTATCCATGGAATTTTAATGAAACGATCACCAAAGTTGAGATCAATGGACCAATTATTCTGGAGGGAAATGCGGCCCGTAGTTTCTTTATGGCGTTACCAAATGCGACCGCAATCGAAGGCATCGGCCACTTAGATACCACCCAAGCGACTGACATGAGCCACATGTTCGCTGATGATACCAATTTATTGGAGCTCGATTTGTCAACGTTAAATACAGATAACGTTACCCGATTCAACCAGATGTTTGCGGGAGACCAATCTTTAACCACTGTGAATGTTTCCAAGTTTGATACATCTAAAGCAGAATTAATGACGGGCATGTTTTCCGGCGAAACTTCTTTAACCAGCTTAGATTTATCCAACTTTGATACTCATAAGCCGTTGCTTTACGGAGCGCGGAGGCTGTCAAATATGCTGGCATACCTGACCAGCTTGACCACTCTCAAACTAGGTCCAAACGTGGGGTTTGGCCCTGCCGAGAGTATCGGCGATCCACACCTGATTGCCCCGGCTGGCGCAGACAACTGGCAGGCAGTCGGCAGTGGTACCCCAGAGGATCCTGAAGGCCCAGTATACTCGCCCGATGGCATTCGCGGGTTATATGAACCTACCAATCCTGAACACCCAACTGAAGTGGAAACTTTCGTACCGGAAAAGCCGTTTGTTGATCAATCGGCTATCTCGGTTCAACCAACATACAGTATGACAACCGGAACCAAGTTTGATGTCAGCAAGGTCTTCAACTCAATTACCACACCAGAAGGCAAAGTCGGCTACATTACCGCCAATGCCAAGTTTGTCACTAATCTCTACTACCAATCATTGCCTAAGAATAAAGAGATTACGCTCATTGCAACACGAGGCATTCAAGCCTACAAGAATAAGAATTTGACCCGAAAGACAAAGGCTTACAAGCAAGGCACCCATCTTCGAGTTAAAGCGATCGTTAAGCATAATCTCACGACACGCTACCAGTTGAGTAACGGTTACTTTGTATCCGCCAATAAGAAGTTAGTCATTCAGGGAAAAGCTTAA
- a CDS encoding BspA family leucine-rich repeat surface protein, translated as MKQRKIVIKVAVAMAAAMGLLLGTAASTNVLTEAAETNTAVQDETASGHLGGPDGPDWTRDGNNFNLTGGVLTERIDNQLTSNIGTATVINITGKLYLEGEASRELFSSLNNVTTINGMENVDTAKATNMELMFAEDQALTSIDVSSFDTREVTDMAAMFANDSSMKSINVANFNTDNVTIMPNMFADMHEVESINGTNFNTQKVTEMTAMFWNDPNLKTVDVSSFQTPNVTSFRAMFADDSSLTSLDLSGFDTQKLLGYSNGTLGLMLRGTSSLAKLTLGPNIQFDKNKTINGASAGLPSLGAPAGSERWQAVAADKGGTADNPKGATAFLPDELTSLYDQSNANHPTKVETWVPYFKDTLDVKSPINLTVGQSFDPKAGFVSAADGNGQPVTYDQAVAEGKPGGLAVDTSGLDTSKPGTYNVTYSYHMRKAIVKVIVSAVPGVTPNPTPTPNPNGNNSGNSNPVWNPTNPKNPNGTGLPNFANVKNDAVYATKKIYLYQNPTFKKSQRIAVYPKAKRINRPMFVVVDFAKSNGGALRIKVRDVNHGKKTAGKVGYITANPKYVTNVYYQTMPKSNQVKVIATKGVYVYQNANLSGKAKHYKKGARLTVKKLVKHNLTTRYQLSNGHFITGNKKLVIHSR; from the coding sequence ATGAAACAGAGAAAAATTGTGATCAAAGTGGCTGTTGCTATGGCCGCGGCCATGGGCTTGCTTTTAGGGACGGCTGCCAGCACGAATGTTTTGACTGAAGCAGCCGAAACAAATACCGCTGTTCAAGATGAGACCGCCAGTGGGCATTTGGGTGGCCCAGATGGTCCAGACTGGACCCGTGACGGCAATAATTTCAATTTAACGGGTGGTGTCCTGACGGAGAGAATTGACAATCAATTGACTTCAAATATAGGAACGGCAACCGTGATTAATATTACAGGTAAGCTGTATCTTGAGGGCGAGGCCTCGCGTGAGTTGTTTTCCTCCCTCAATAATGTGACCACGATTAACGGCATGGAGAATGTGGATACGGCAAAAGCAACGAATATGGAGTTGATGTTTGCCGAAGATCAAGCACTCACCTCCATTGATGTGTCGTCCTTTGACACCCGGGAAGTCACCGATATGGCAGCAATGTTTGCTAATGACAGTTCAATGAAAAGCATCAATGTTGCCAACTTTAATACTGATAATGTGACGATTATGCCCAACATGTTCGCCGATATGCACGAGGTTGAAAGCATCAACGGGACCAATTTCAATACCCAAAAGGTCACAGAAATGACGGCAATGTTTTGGAATGATCCTAACTTAAAGACGGTTGATGTGTCGTCTTTTCAAACACCAAACGTCACCAGTTTCAGGGCAATGTTTGCGGATGATTCAAGTTTGACCAGCCTCGATTTGTCAGGGTTTGACACCCAAAAGCTCCTAGGATATTCTAACGGAACCCTCGGACTCATGCTCCGGGGAACATCCAGCCTCGCCAAACTGACACTGGGGCCAAATATTCAATTTGATAAAAATAAGACCATTAACGGCGCGTCTGCTGGGCTCCCATCACTCGGCGCCCCTGCCGGCTCTGAACGATGGCAGGCGGTCGCTGCCGATAAAGGCGGTACCGCCGACAACCCTAAAGGAGCGACTGCCTTCCTCCCCGATGAATTGACTTCCCTTTATGATCAGTCGAATGCCAATCATCCAACCAAGGTTGAGACTTGGGTTCCCTACTTCAAAGACACTCTGGATGTTAAATCACCAATTAACCTGACAGTCGGCCAATCATTTGATCCCAAAGCAGGATTTGTCTCCGCAGCCGATGGAAATGGTCAACCGGTTACTTATGACCAAGCCGTCGCCGAAGGAAAGCCTGGCGGACTGGCAGTTGACACCAGCGGTCTCGACACCTCCAAGCCGGGAACCTATAACGTCACCTACAGCTACCACATGCGAAAGGCCATTGTGAAGGTTATTGTGAGCGCAGTCCCTGGGGTGACACCAAATCCGACCCCGACACCAAACCCCAATGGCAATAATTCCGGCAACAGCAATCCCGTCTGGAATCCCACCAATCCAAAGAATCCAAACGGTACTGGCCTGCCCAACTTTGCCAATGTGAAAAACGATGCGGTCTACGCAACCAAGAAAATTTACCTCTACCAAAATCCAACTTTCAAAAAGTCACAGCGAATAGCCGTTTATCCAAAAGCTAAGCGAATCAACCGACCAATGTTTGTCGTCGTCGATTTTGCCAAATCAAATGGCGGTGCCCTCCGAATCAAAGTGCGTGACGTCAATCACGGCAAAAAGACTGCTGGCAAGGTTGGGTACATCACCGCTAATCCAAAGTATGTAACCAACGTCTACTACCAGACCATGCCAAAATCCAATCAGGTCAAGGTGATCGCCACCAAGGGTGTTTACGTCTACCAGAATGCTAATTTGTCCGGCAAGGCCAAGCACTACAAGAAAGGGGCTCGTCTGACCGTTAAGAAATTGGTTAAACACAATCTGACGACCCGTTATCAATTAAGCAATGGGCATTTTATCACCGGCAATAAGAAGCTGGTCATTCATAGCCGTTAA
- a CDS encoding ArgE/DapE family deacylase, which translates to MAVFSEEQRLQIFKELVAIQSVNTDEEKVSAYLKNLFEKHGISATIIPVDENRTDLKAEIGTGSPVLGVSGHMDVVSPGDTSKWTSDPFTLTERDGKLYGRGAADMKSGLAAMVIAMIEIHDQGLLKKGRIRLMATMGEEVGELGSRTFADDGSMDDVDALIIGEPSGYRIAYAHKGAMDIRLTSTGKAAHSSMPEQGYNALDPLIDLLHDANHQFRTTNKKSAMLGNLAFNTTIFKGGDQVNSIPAKAVADINVRTIPEFDNDVVDKLLDQLVEQQNTNGAKIVKETYMSQPSVETTGDKKLIGLAQEIGKQYAEKDIPSGAIPAVTDASNMLRDKPKEFPFIIFGPGSNSVHQVDEFVDKQMYLNFVEIYQKLFTQYLN; encoded by the coding sequence ATGGCGGTATTTTCAGAAGAACAACGGCTGCAAATTTTCAAAGAGCTCGTCGCGATTCAATCGGTGAACACTGATGAAGAAAAGGTCAGCGCTTATTTAAAAAATCTTTTTGAGAAACATGGCATTTCGGCCACAATTATCCCGGTCGATGAAAATCGGACGGATCTAAAAGCAGAAATCGGCACTGGCAGCCCAGTCCTGGGAGTCTCCGGGCACATGGATGTCGTTTCACCGGGGGATACCTCTAAGTGGACCAGCGACCCGTTTACATTGACCGAGCGCGACGGCAAGTTATACGGTCGTGGTGCTGCTGATATGAAATCCGGGTTGGCTGCAATGGTGATTGCCATGATTGAGATTCATGATCAAGGATTGCTGAAAAAGGGTCGGATTCGTCTCATGGCAACCATGGGCGAAGAAGTTGGCGAATTAGGTTCACGAACCTTCGCTGACGATGGCTCAATGGACGACGTTGATGCACTGATCATCGGTGAACCATCCGGCTACCGAATTGCCTATGCCCACAAAGGGGCAATGGATATTCGCCTAACCTCAACTGGGAAAGCTGCCCATAGTTCAATGCCGGAGCAGGGCTACAATGCGCTGGATCCACTGATTGATCTCCTGCACGACGCCAATCATCAATTTAGAACAACAAATAAAAAGAGCGCAATGTTGGGAAATCTGGCATTTAACACGACGATCTTCAAGGGCGGGGATCAAGTCAACTCAATTCCAGCCAAAGCTGTTGCCGATATCAACGTTCGCACCATCCCAGAGTTCGATAATGATGTGGTCGATAAGCTACTGGATCAACTCGTTGAACAGCAAAATACCAACGGGGCCAAAATCGTCAAGGAAACTTACATGTCTCAACCATCAGTCGAAACGACCGGCGACAAAAAGCTGATCGGCTTGGCACAGGAAATCGGCAAACAATATGCCGAAAAAGACATTCCGAGCGGTGCCATCCCAGCTGTCACCGACGCATCGAACATGCTGCGGGATAAGCCGAAGGAATTTCCATTTATCATCTTTGGTCCAGGAAGTAACAGTGTCCACCAAGTTGATGAGTTTGTCGACAAACAGATGTACCTTAACTTTGTGGAGATTTATCAGAAGTTGTTTACGCAGTATTTGAACTAA
- a CDS encoding DUF1648 domain-containing protein — protein sequence MNFSILISKVYSKILAVHWCVTIITAMAAIVFYPRLPQIVPTHFGFGVADSPGTKMTIFILPVTLIVLGLISAPKRIDQRFADYTIFNAAVKSLMIVIMVLVWVGAGTAFFTYYELAW from the coding sequence ATGAATTTCTCAATTCTGATTTCCAAAGTTTACTCTAAAATCCTTGCCGTCCACTGGTGTGTGACCATAATTACCGCAATGGCGGCCATCGTCTTTTATCCACGATTACCTCAAATTGTTCCGACTCATTTTGGCTTTGGCGTCGCAGACAGTCCAGGCACCAAAATGACCATTTTTATCTTACCTGTTACGTTAATCGTGCTGGGACTGATTTCTGCACCCAAGCGGATTGACCAGCGGTTCGCTGATTACACAATTTTTAATGCGGCCGTTAAGAGTCTCATGATTGTGATCATGGTGCTCGTGTGGGTCGGGGCTGGCACCGCATTTTTCACTTATTATGAGTTGGCTTGGTAG